Genomic window (Nomia melanderi isolate GNS246 chromosome 14, iyNomMela1, whole genome shotgun sequence):
GAACCAGACAATAGCAAAGTTTTCGGTGTAACTGTTTTGCGCACGGTGTCTCTGTATTTTGGGCCATTGAACCGTCGAGTTGGCCGCGCGCGGTTGGCACGGGGGTGAATCTGGCAATGGGGGGATGGGAATCCTTAGTAACGGTGTAATGCCGAGTATTGATTTCGGGAGGGGGCTGGCTTTAGGCTTGTGTTACATGTGTATACACGGCGTCCTACAAACATCGGTCAACCGGGGCAAACGTTTCGAGATCGAGGGCCGTGATTAAAGCACTGGCTTTTCCAGCGTGTCAAGCAAACGACAGGGTCCGACCGGAATCGGCACTAATTAGACCGATAAGCTGGGGAAAATAAGGAACGCTGATTGGGATTTGTTTCGCCATTAATTACACCATTGAAACGGGACCGAATACTTTCGCCGTGGGACTTTCAATCGTTTTATCGCGGACCGATTTTTTCCCGTTCcttttattcctttatttacGCCAACCGCGGAATTGTCGAGTTGCGAATCAGGCTATATACTCGGTGGTGTTTTTGTAACCGATATTTCCGATTTAGCACTGACACTACtacttaaattgaatttttgaaatttttctataaagaaactCTAAGATTGCATCTACTGAGGCTCTAGtcaattcacaattcagtttgcgtgttgctagAGCTATTTCTCTAATGATTTCTTTGAATGatatttgttatgtttttaataattgcagaaagaaatcGTGAATGGGTCGTTTCGACTCgtttggtaggtttagtgttaaaggtagCTGGATGTGTTGTAAATTTTGTAGAGTTGATGTTAGGCTTTGATTGTTAATCATTGAGggaatagtatttataattgaGACGTTAATGAGATTTTTAGATTGACTGTATTTTAACGTTTTTGGAAGAACATGCTGATTCTTTTATTTGACTAGTATAATGGAGTTTTGATTTTTCTAATGATTTCTTTGAATgagaaatatttgttgtttttaataattgcagaaagaaatcgggaatgagttgttttgactcgtctggtagttttagtgttaaaggtaaCTGGATGAGTTGTAAATTTTGTAGAGTTGATGTTTCGTTAGGCTTTGATTGTCAATCGTTGAGggaatagtatttataattgaGATGTTGATAAGATTTTTATATCGATTGTGTTTTAACGTTTTTGGAAGGGGATGCCGATTCTTTTATTTGGCTAGTGTAGCGGAGTTTCGATGAATAGTGGGAGGATGTAGAAAATGTttcgttgaataattgaaatttgttaGGTTGGAGGTGGCTGTAGAGTAACTAATGTCTCCCcgaatgaattttaatggaagCGTGCGGCGGTGGTCGTAAAATACGGTTTGACGATTCAGATCCTCTGTTTGACTCGAACGATGCGTGACTACAGAGCTCAAGAGCTTTTTGTCGAACGGAGAATAAAGGGTTTAGCAAATGGAAGTATCGAGTTTTCAGAGCGGTTTGGCGGAACGGACTGAGCACTTTTGAAAACAGAATATTCGATCTCTTGACGGAACTGTTGCGAGGCGAAGTATTACGTGGGAAAGCAGAAGGGCTTGGAATTCTTTTGTCGACTTCCGAATCTTTAACGACAGCTAGTTCAATAAACTCGCGAAtcctttgaaaatattccaCGCGATAAATACacaacagaaataaaagaatccATAGAAACACACACCTTGAATCcatcaaaatattcataaagaatcaaaagaatgttaaatataaattataagaaatcaTTAATTAATCGTCAGTGATAAATAATCCTATAAACAGAATACAATGCttacaaacacacacacacacacacacacacacacacacgcacgcacgcacacacacacagagtTTGAAATGAGAAATTGTTTAATACAGCAATTTATTGAATAACTCATTGCGAAGATTAAAACTGAAAACTGAAGGAGAGAAACAAGTGTTTATCAGCTTACCTCGGATTTCGAATGATGTCACTCGGCCCTGAAACACGTTTCGTGTGATATTTCAGATGATACCGGACACGGAAAGCGTCTGTCAGACTTCGGAAGCTGCGGTCAGGAGCACGGACGTGTATCAGAAGATTAAGAACACGCCGGAAGGGGAAGCGGCCTCGGTGACCGCGTGGAAGCGATATCAGCAACTGGTGGCGATCGTCGAGTCCAGGGGCGGAAAGTTCAACCGGAAGTCGATGATCGAGGCAATCTttcgcgggaacgatctcgtcTACGCGAGCCACTGATCTCTACGGGTCGGACACGATCTCAATTCTGCAATTTTCTACCAAAGCACACCATAGTTCTATTTTACACAGTGGCGTAGAAACAGAATCG
Coding sequences:
- the LOC116427035 gene encoding uncharacterized protein LOC116427035 translates to MIPDTESVCQTSEAAVRSTDVYQKIKNTPEGEAASVTAWKRYQQLVAIVESRGGKFNRKSMIEAIFRGNDLVYASH